A genomic segment from Deinococcus sp. HSC-46F16 encodes:
- a CDS encoding 4Fe-4S dicluster domain-containing protein produces the protein MLSGVLERLGEYGDQVPRYTPPRCLLDRQAVGGCDACHVTCPHGAIALEGHRIAIDPALCTGCGLCVQVCPSGALEYDLTPPLQSVRDGGQGVDGEATLTCSQSGAGGPALTCLGRVTPAVVAAAGAWGTPLTLLHGDCAGCPVGAPDVPERLTRVLGEAQVLRAPTGRPAQVTVRPATPDDRDRAGRVSRRGAFATLFRAGRQQVVGLLPERPLPFVDWSQPQERVPEEWRWRRRSLVPAPAPDVPVMWPAPLVDEKCIDCPVCSNVCPTEAITREFKPEGGARLLLDLAACTGCMACVRSCPPDAMHPQREWLPAAFDAPLLIRDSDSVM, from the coding sequence ATGTTGAGCGGGGTGCTGGAGCGGTTGGGCGAGTACGGCGATCAGGTGCCGCGCTACACGCCCCCACGTTGCCTGCTGGATCGGCAGGCGGTGGGCGGCTGCGACGCCTGCCACGTCACCTGTCCGCACGGGGCGATCGCACTGGAAGGGCACCGCATCGCCATTGACCCCGCCCTCTGCACGGGCTGCGGCCTGTGCGTACAGGTCTGTCCCTCGGGAGCACTGGAGTACGACCTCACTCCGCCTCTCCAGAGCGTGCGCGACGGTGGGCAGGGGGTGGACGGCGAGGCCACCCTCACCTGTTCGCAGAGCGGGGCGGGCGGTCCGGCGCTGACCTGCCTGGGGCGCGTCACCCCCGCCGTGGTCGCCGCCGCCGGAGCCTGGGGGACGCCCCTGACCCTGCTGCACGGCGACTGCGCGGGCTGCCCGGTGGGAGCGCCCGATGTGCCGGAGCGCCTGACCCGCGTGCTGGGGGAAGCCCAAGTCCTCCGCGCTCCCACCGGACGCCCCGCCCAGGTGACCGTTCGCCCCGCAACCCCCGACGACCGCGACCGGGCGGGCCGGGTCAGCCGCCGGGGGGCCTTCGCCACCCTTTTCCGGGCGGGGCGGCAGCAGGTCGTGGGGCTGCTCCCCGAGCGCCCGCTGCCCTTCGTGGACTGGAGCCAGCCGCAGGAGCGCGTGCCGGAGGAATGGCGCTGGCGGCGGCGTTCGCTGGTGCCCGCCCCGGCCCCCGATGTGCCTGTGATGTGGCCTGCCCCACTGGTGGACGAGAAGTGCATCGACTGCCCGGTCTGCTCCAACGTCTGCCCGACCGAGGCGATCACCCGCGAGTTCAAGCCCGAGGGCGGCGCCCGCCTGCTCCTCGACCTCGCCGCCTGCACGGGCTGCATGGCCTGCGTGCGCTCCTGCCCGCCGGACGCGATGCACCCCCAGCGCGAGTGGCTTCCGGCCGCATTTGACGCGCCGCTGCTGATCCGGGACAGCGACAGCGTGATGTAG
- a CDS encoding acyl-CoA acyltransferase — MRALEDVQVAAWGYADREVLPATMFRIGAHTGAVVLGAYPEDNSETPFGLAYGFPALRGGEVWHHSHLLAVQPDWRGSGAAVALKHAQRERVLAQGLTRMTWTFDPLVTRNARLNLGKLGARAVSYHPDWYALGEARETAFPADRLMVEWDLTRPHAERPSPGPEGEAVLEGDGDVPHPPRLDATSPRLLAEVSPHAEHLPAETRLAWRLALRAALGTYLERGYTVTDLAREGERAFYVLTK, encoded by the coding sequence ATGCGGGCGCTGGAGGACGTGCAGGTGGCGGCCTGGGGCTACGCCGACCGCGAGGTGCTCCCCGCGACCATGTTCCGCATCGGGGCGCACACGGGGGCGGTGGTGCTGGGCGCGTACCCGGAGGACAACTCGGAGACGCCCTTCGGCCTGGCTTATGGATTCCCGGCGCTGCGGGGCGGCGAAGTCTGGCACCACTCGCACCTCCTCGCGGTCCAGCCCGACTGGCGTGGGAGCGGTGCCGCCGTTGCGCTCAAGCACGCGCAGCGGGAGCGGGTGCTGGCGCAGGGCCTGACGCGAATGACCTGGACCTTCGATCCCCTCGTGACCCGCAATGCCCGCCTGAACCTGGGAAAGCTGGGAGCGCGGGCGGTGAGTTATCACCCAGACTGGTATGCGCTGGGGGAAGCGCGGGAGACGGCCTTTCCCGCCGACCGCCTGATGGTGGAGTGGGACCTGACCCGGCCTCATGCCGAGCGGCCCTCCCCCGGACCGGAGGGGGAGGCCGTGCTGGAGGGAGACGGCGACGTTCCTCATCCGCCCCGTCTGGACGCCACCTCCCCACGCCTCCTCGCGGAAGTCTCCCCCCACGCCGAGCATCTGCCAGCGGAAACGCGGCTGGCCTGGCGGCTCGCGTTGCGGGCGGCGCTGGGGACCTATCTGGAGCGCGGTTACACGGTCACCGATCTCGCGCGGGAGGGCGAGCGGGCCTTCTACGTCCTGACCAAGTGA
- a CDS encoding ABC transporter permease subunit yields MRNALLIAELSLREAVRKRLVVVLLLLTAAFVGFYLYGVWRLEGTLDQRAIDAGLEGRSTTGAANIPIMYAALFGMYLVFFLGSLMAVLSTVGAVSADVENGVMQSVLARPIRRAELVAGRWLGFTVVNVGYVALVSAVLLGGISVLTGFVPPEALPAVGLILLAITLLTALTVLGSTLFTTLANGIGVFVLYGAGFAGGILTAIGSFSDSPTLGTLGRAASILMPTNSLWLGATYHLQPEVLRQLGEAAQGANPLFSTTPIPTGMVLWAAAYAVLAVVLAMWRFSRRDL; encoded by the coding sequence GTGCGTAACGCCCTGTTGATCGCCGAACTCTCGCTGCGCGAGGCGGTGCGCAAGCGGCTGGTGGTCGTGCTGCTGCTGCTGACCGCCGCCTTTGTCGGCTTTTACCTGTACGGCGTGTGGCGGCTGGAGGGCACCCTCGACCAGCGGGCCATCGACGCGGGGTTAGAGGGACGCTCGACGACGGGCGCGGCCAATATCCCGATCATGTACGCGGCGCTGTTCGGGATGTACCTCGTGTTCTTCCTGGGGTCGCTGATGGCGGTGCTCTCCACGGTGGGGGCGGTCAGCGCCGACGTGGAAAACGGCGTGATGCAGTCGGTGCTGGCCCGGCCCATTCGCCGCGCCGAACTGGTGGCGGGGCGCTGGCTGGGGTTCACGGTGGTCAACGTGGGCTACGTGGCCCTGGTCAGCGCGGTGCTGCTGGGCGGCATCTCGGTCCTGACGGGCTTCGTGCCGCCGGAGGCCCTGCCCGCCGTGGGGCTGATCCTGCTCGCCATCACGCTGCTGACCGCGCTGACCGTGCTGGGCAGCACGCTCTTCACCACGCTCGCCAACGGGATCGGTGTCTTCGTGCTGTACGGGGCGGGCTTCGCGGGCGGCATCCTGACGGCCATCGGCTCCTTTTCGGACAGCCCCACCCTGGGCACGCTGGGGCGGGCGGCGTCCATCCTGATGCCCACCAACTCGCTGTGGCTGGGCGCGACCTACCACCTTCAGCCCGAGGTGTTGCGGCAACTGGGCGAGGCCGCGCAGGGGGCCAATCCCCTGTTCAGCACCACGCCTATTCCCACGGGCATGGTGCTGTGGGCCGCCGCCTACGCGGTGCTGGCGGTCGTGCTGGCGATGTGGCGCTTCAGTCGGCGTGACCTGTAG
- a CDS encoding DUF4384 domain-containing protein, which yields MKKPALILALTASVFSSLALPAQAAPKLSTQSIIVNPVPTTLEGRVWVDRDTSGTRTPTYRIGDRIQLSVSVNENAYVYLFCLSPDGSVDQIFPNRLGGGNYVRKGEVRSFPSAGDNFVFNVGGPAGLNKVLLIASRRQLNLSELSTFSAGDAFATVKPQGSQQLAQALSIVVNPVTQPIPQQDWISDIAFFNAVR from the coding sequence ATGAAGAAGCCCGCCTTGATCCTCGCCCTGACCGCTTCCGTGTTCTCCAGCCTCGCCCTGCCCGCGCAGGCCGCCCCCAAGCTCAGCACCCAGAGCATCATCGTCAACCCGGTGCCCACCACGCTGGAGGGCCGCGTCTGGGTGGACCGCGACACCAGTGGCACCCGCACGCCGACCTACCGCATCGGCGACCGCATCCAGCTCTCGGTCAGCGTGAACGAGAACGCCTACGTCTACCTGTTCTGCCTCAGCCCCGACGGCAGCGTGGACCAGATTTTCCCCAACCGGTTGGGCGGCGGCAACTACGTCCGCAAGGGCGAGGTCCGCAGCTTCCCGTCGGCGGGCGACAACTTCGTCTTCAACGTCGGCGGCCCCGCCGGGCTGAACAAGGTGCTGCTGATCGCCAGCCGCCGCCAGCTCAACCTTTCCGAACTCAGCACCTTCAGCGCGGGCGACGCCTTCGCCACCGTCAAGCCTCAGGGCAGCCAGCAGCTCGCGCAGGCCCTGAGCATCGTGGTCAATCCGGTCACTCAGCCCATTCCCCAGCAGGACTGGATCAGCGACATCGCCTTTTTCAACGCCGTGCGCTGA
- a CDS encoding YbaN family protein encodes MTPPPASPVRPLWVALGFVLTGLGFLGLLLPGLPGTVWFILAAACFARGNPKWEAWLLSRPVVGDLVRDYREGRGMPLRAKWIACTCITLAVGFSLTRIPVVAGQVAWALVGLAGILYITLRVPTRRA; translated from the coding sequence ATGACGCCTCCGCCCGCCTCCCCGGTCCGGCCCCTGTGGGTGGCGCTGGGCTTCGTGCTGACGGGCCTGGGCTTCTTGGGGCTGCTGCTGCCGGGGTTGCCGGGCACGGTCTGGTTCATCCTGGCCGCCGCCTGCTTCGCCCGTGGCAACCCCAAGTGGGAGGCGTGGCTGCTCTCGCGGCCGGTGGTGGGTGACCTCGTACGAGACTACCGCGAGGGCCGGGGCATGCCGCTGCGGGCCAAGTGGATCGCCTGCACCTGCATCACGCTGGCGGTGGGGTTCAGCCTCACCCGGATTCCGGTCGTGGCCGGGCAGGTGGCGTGGGCGCTGGTGGGGCTGGCGGGCATCCTGTACATCACCCTGCGCGTCCCCACCCGGCGGGCATGA
- a CDS encoding XdhC family protein, whose product MNAAETRLLLGALDAALARGQGAALATVVGVQGSAYRREGTRMLVLEGGEQVCMLSGGCLEAEVVEVALGVIATAEPALTHYDLSEDATWGLGIGCGGSVDVRVERVDPADPVTAGWLAALREGRAAALAVPLSGAGRVLVLPDGGEVGRLPDPELHAWAVGAARERLSAREPRAATLTAPDGTPVFLDVNSPPPELVIYGAGHDAVPLATQAHALGYAVQVVDPRPAFLTPGRFPGAILHDLAPEELGRFTPGERAHLIVMNHHLDRDRACLAHALRSGAGYVGVLGPRSRAEDLLRELEAEGIIFTPDQLARLRSPVGLRLGAEAPEEVALSILGELMAWRRGYDGGFLSGHAGRIHDAPMHAAAPRT is encoded by the coding sequence GTGAATGCCGCTGAAACCCGCCTGCTGCTGGGGGCGCTGGACGCCGCCCTGGCCCGTGGGCAGGGCGCCGCCCTCGCCACCGTGGTCGGCGTGCAGGGGAGCGCCTACCGCCGCGAGGGGACGCGGATGCTGGTGCTGGAGGGTGGCGAACAGGTCTGCATGCTCTCGGGCGGGTGCCTGGAGGCGGAGGTCGTGGAGGTGGCGCTGGGGGTGATCGCCACGGCTGAGCCTGCCCTGACCCACTACGACCTCTCGGAAGACGCCACCTGGGGCCTGGGCATCGGCTGCGGGGGCAGCGTGGACGTGCGGGTGGAGCGGGTGGACCCGGCCGACCCGGTGACCGCCGGGTGGCTCGCCGCGCTGCGGGAGGGCCGGGCGGCGGCGCTGGCCGTGCCGCTGTCGGGAGCCGGGCGCGTGCTCGTCCTGCCGGATGGGGGAGAGGTGGGCCGCCTGCCCGACCCCGAGCTGCACGCCTGGGCGGTGGGGGCGGCCCGCGAGCGCCTCTCGGCCCGCGAACCTCGCGCCGCGACCCTGACCGCGCCGGACGGCACCCCGGTCTTCCTCGACGTGAACAGCCCCCCGCCCGAACTCGTGATCTACGGAGCGGGACACGACGCCGTGCCGCTGGCGACGCAGGCGCACGCGCTGGGCTACGCGGTGCAGGTCGTGGACCCCCGGCCCGCCTTCCTCACACCGGGACGTTTTCCGGGCGCGATCCTGCACGACCTCGCCCCGGAGGAGTTGGGCCGATTCACGCCGGGCGAGCGGGCGCACCTGATCGTGATGAACCACCACCTCGACCGCGACCGGGCCTGCCTCGCGCACGCGCTGCGCTCCGGGGCCGGGTATGTGGGCGTGCTGGGGCCGCGCTCGCGGGCCGAGGACCTGTTGCGGGAGCTGGAGGCCGAAGGCATCATCTTCACCCCCGATCAACTCGCCCGGTTGCGCTCGCCCGTGGGCCTGCGTCTGGGCGCCGAGGCCCCGGAGGAAGTGGCCCTGAGCATCCTGGGCGAGCTGATGGCGTGGCGGCGCGGCTACGACGGGGGCTTTCTGAGCGGGCACGCCGGGCGGATTCACGACGCGCCCATGCACGCGGCGGCCCCCCGAACCTGA
- a CDS encoding alpha/beta fold hydrolase, whose amino-acid sequence MRRRWLWVGGLALGAVLTALRIRHHERRYPPRGRVLDLADGPTHIIEGGSPGAPPVVLIHGSDGVALDWPVSPLWNALAPHARLIAPDRPGHGHTPARPGTPVTVEVNVRRLAAVLDALEVRQPVLLLGHSYGAAVALAFAAQFPERVRGLVLVSPTAYPVPGLTRPLAYVPLVPVLETLLTRVLLLPLGRAVAWLEGGRAFHPAPIPPEWHAMMLAFSRRRGQVHALAWENRTLAQELGGLEPGYSELHVPAAVLAGAHDRLTPAESHAVPLAAALPQARLHLFPDGGHQLHWTHPAEVVRAVADVLAEAPASATPAPLVPVPRR is encoded by the coding sequence ATGAGGAGGCGCTGGCTCTGGGTGGGCGGGCTCGCGCTGGGAGCGGTTCTCACCGCCCTGCGAATCCGCCACCACGAGCGGCGCTATCCCCCGCGTGGGCGGGTGCTGGACCTCGCGGACGGCCCGACCCACATCATCGAGGGCGGCTCGCCGGGCGCCCCCCCCGTCGTCCTGATTCACGGCAGCGACGGGGTGGCACTCGACTGGCCGGTGTCGCCGCTGTGGAACGCGCTGGCCCCCCATGCCCGGCTGATCGCCCCCGACCGCCCCGGCCACGGCCATACGCCCGCCCGCCCCGGCACGCCCGTGACCGTGGAAGTCAATGTGCGGCGGCTCGCGGCGGTGCTGGACGCGCTGGAGGTGCGTCAGCCCGTGCTGTTGCTGGGCCACTCCTACGGGGCGGCGGTGGCGCTGGCGTTTGCCGCCCAGTTCCCGGAGCGGGTGCGCGGCCTGGTGCTGGTGTCGCCCACGGCGTACCCAGTGCCTGGCCTGACCCGGCCCCTCGCCTACGTGCCGCTGGTGCCCGTGCTGGAGACGCTCCTCACACGGGTGCTGCTGCTGCCTCTTGGCCGGGCGGTGGCGTGGCTGGAGGGAGGCCGGGCCTTCCACCCCGCCCCCATCCCCCCCGAGTGGCACGCGATGATGCTCGCCTTTTCCCGGCGCCGGGGGCAGGTGCACGCGCTTGCCTGGGAGAACCGGACGCTGGCGCAGGAACTCGGGGGGCTGGAGCCGGGGTATTCGGAGTTGCACGTCCCTGCCGCCGTCCTTGCCGGGGCGCACGACCGCCTGACCCCGGCCGAGTCGCACGCCGTCCCCCTCGCAGCCGCGTTGCCACAGGCTCGGCTGCACCTCTTCCCCGACGGCGGCCACCAGCTTCACTGGACCCACCCGGCCGAGGTTGTGCGGGCGGTGGCAGACGTGCTGGCCGAGGCCCCCGCAAGCGCGACCCCTGCCCCACTTGTCCCGGTGCCCCGCCGCTAG
- a CDS encoding DEAD/DEAH box helicase gives MFAARSPYARLEGFLRDILGGGAALLHQEDPAPARTVGATDLGWSPAVQRGFGFPEVYSHQAETYRRMRDGEHVILTTPTASGKTGAFFPAVFERLERDSGATALFVYPLVALGQDQRDKLAAFRERGGFGWDIAAFQGTAQPGEVFRDDVRMVTATPDKLHWSLTHPRVRDFLRRLSFLVLDEAHTYRGGFGSEVAGMLRRLLGLARALGANPQVVLSTATIGNPAEFARELVGVEATQVSESGAARHGKRYYLADHRGQPRRFWDAVISASVQRNLKVLAFFRGRSRAARLYSTYRAQPLNRSHVHLYMAGTSDREGRLTEFRRAKSGVMFATNALEAGVDIGDLEVVIIDGYPGSRMAFRQMAGRAGRIAPGLVLYLPALNEQGVPQPVDAFYSNAENFRELVTGPIEKAVVEAENPYLAPRHRARANEECRAAGLPADLAPGPRYWNLRGEGSAKFAVIEETDWAQKGPRAFDTPLESPSQHYALTEKHEGAVFTLDGQGYKVTRWEAHPAGTAILVQRFDAANLFTRGLYAIEVSPVKMGEWVRRGPLAYRHGEVVIRRRYAGYMMMRQVFERVCTGCDRVPDPTERVCRACGGRIQDRMQDHKLSEHLYDEPLELPPFRTSALEVGVDARATEKPTAVAHTLKHLLQKVTPERVACDENDLAGAFRQDRDNYFFLYDDWVGGLGVSRRAFESLEDLLRRSLDLAAKTCCKEAHGCYECIAVSRCYSPFLASGERRPTDKPATRAFLEALLGVERAPQPEPDAATLPEVPDLPPSWPLQARELLDLHGLSLPEVSARLGIPSRELQRAVSTTEPLRLRHVKFGEGVFLQGFHAGDRREVLVYFPGVGQKRLLLKFAGLTVVEKAAPAAAPGG, from the coding sequence GTGTTTGCTGCCCGCTCCCCCTACGCCCGACTGGAGGGGTTCTTGCGCGACATCCTGGGGGGCGGCGCGGCGCTGCTGCATCAGGAGGACCCCGCCCCCGCCCGCACGGTGGGGGCCACCGACCTCGGCTGGTCCCCCGCCGTGCAGCGCGGTTTCGGCTTCCCGGAGGTCTACAGCCATCAGGCCGAGACGTACCGCCGGATGCGGGATGGCGAGCACGTCATTCTGACGACGCCGACCGCGAGTGGCAAAACGGGCGCTTTTTTCCCAGCCGTTTTTGAGCGGCTGGAGCGTGATTCGGGGGCGACGGCCCTCTTCGTCTATCCCCTGGTGGCGCTGGGGCAGGACCAGCGCGACAAGCTGGCGGCCTTCCGCGAGCGCGGCGGCTTCGGGTGGGACATCGCCGCCTTTCAGGGCACCGCGCAGCCCGGCGAGGTTTTCCGCGACGACGTGCGGATGGTCACGGCCACGCCCGACAAGCTGCACTGGTCGCTGACCCACCCCCGCGTGCGCGACTTCCTGCGGCGGCTCTCCTTCCTCGTGCTGGACGAAGCGCACACCTACCGGGGCGGCTTCGGGTCGGAGGTCGCCGGGATGCTGCGGCGGCTGCTGGGACTGGCGCGGGCGCTGGGGGCCAACCCGCAGGTCGTCCTCTCCACCGCCACCATCGGCAACCCCGCCGAGTTCGCCCGCGAGCTGGTGGGTGTGGAGGCCACCCAGGTCAGCGAGTCGGGAGCCGCCCGGCACGGCAAGCGCTACTACCTTGCGGACCACCGGGGGCAGCCCCGGCGGTTCTGGGACGCGGTGATCAGTGCCAGTGTGCAGCGCAATCTCAAGGTGCTCGCCTTTTTCCGGGGCCGCTCGCGGGCGGCGCGGCTGTATTCCACCTACCGGGCGCAGCCGCTGAACCGCTCGCACGTCCACCTCTACATGGCGGGCACCTCCGACCGCGAGGGCCGCCTCACCGAGTTCCGCCGCGCGAAAAGTGGGGTGATGTTCGCCACCAACGCGCTGGAGGCGGGGGTGGACATCGGGGACCTGGAGGTCGTCATCATCGACGGCTACCCCGGCTCGCGGATGGCCTTTCGGCAGATGGCGGGGCGGGCGGGGCGGATCGCGCCGGGCCTCGTGCTGTACCTCCCCGCGCTGAACGAGCAGGGGGTGCCGCAGCCGGTGGACGCGTTCTATTCCAACGCCGAGAACTTCCGCGAACTCGTAACCGGCCCCATCGAAAAAGCGGTCGTGGAGGCCGAAAATCCCTACCTCGCGCCCCGCCATCGTGCCCGCGCGAACGAGGAATGCCGAGCGGCGGGGCTTCCGGCGGACCTCGCGCCGGGGCCGCGCTACTGGAACCTGCGGGGGGAGGGGAGTGCCAAGTTTGCGGTGATCGAGGAAACCGACTGGGCGCAGAAAGGCCCCCGCGCCTTCGACACGCCGCTGGAGTCCCCCAGCCAGCACTACGCCCTGACCGAGAAGCACGAGGGGGCGGTGTTCACCCTCGACGGCCAGGGCTACAAGGTCACCCGCTGGGAGGCGCACCCCGCCGGAACCGCGATTCTGGTGCAGCGCTTCGACGCGGCCAACCTCTTTACGCGCGGGCTGTACGCCATCGAGGTCAGCCCGGTCAAGATGGGCGAGTGGGTGCGCCGGGGGCCGCTCGCGTACCGGCACGGCGAGGTGGTCATCCGGCGGCGCTACGCGGGCTACATGATGATGCGGCAGGTCTTCGAGCGCGTCTGCACCGGCTGCGACCGGGTGCCCGACCCCACCGAGCGGGTGTGCCGCGCCTGCGGAGGCCGTATTCAGGACCGCATGCAGGACCACAAGCTCTCCGAACACCTCTACGACGAGCCGCTGGAACTGCCCCCCTTTCGCACCTCGGCCCTGGAGGTCGGCGTGGATGCCCGCGCCACCGAGAAGCCCACGGCGGTCGCCCACACCCTCAAGCACCTGCTGCAAAAGGTCACGCCCGAGCGCGTCGCCTGCGACGAGAACGATCTCGCGGGAGCCTTCCGGCAGGACCGCGACAACTACTTCTTCCTGTACGACGACTGGGTGGGGGGCCTGGGCGTCAGCCGCCGAGCCTTCGAAAGTCTGGAGGACCTGTTGCGGCGCTCACTCGACCTCGCCGCCAAGACCTGCTGCAAGGAGGCGCACGGCTGCTACGAGTGCATCGCCGTGAGCCGCTGCTACAGCCCCTTTCTCGCCAGCGGCGAGCGGCGGCCCACCGACAAACCCGCCACCCGCGCCTTTTTAGAAGCCCTGCTGGGCGTCGAGCGGGCACCCCAGCCCGAACCCGACGCGGCCACCCTGCCCGAGGTGCCCGATCTGCCCCCCTCGTGGCCGCTGCAAGCCCGTGAACTCCTCGACCTGCACGGCCTCTCGTTGCCGGAAGTCAGCGCCCGTCTCGGCATCCCCAGCCGCGAGTTGCAGCGGGCGGTCAGCACCACCGAGCCGCTGCGCTTGCGGCACGTCAAGTTCGGGGAGGGCGTCTTCCTGCAAGGCTTCCACGCCGGGGACCGCCGCGAGGTGCTCGTCTATTTCCCCGGCGTGGGCCAGAAACGGCTGCTGCTGAAGTTCGCGGGGCTGACGGTGGTGGAGAAGGCCGCGCCCGCCGCCGCGCCGGGCGGTTGA